From Paraflavitalea devenefica, the proteins below share one genomic window:
- a CDS encoding FKBP-type peptidyl-prolyl cis-trans isomerase translates to MGIADKLFQLKNEKAAANLKAGQDFLEANKQKPGIVSLPSGLQYEIITEGTGPKPAATNKVTCHYHGTLIDGTVFDSSVKRGQPATFPLNMVIKGWTEGLQLMPQGSKWRFFIPAHLGYGDRQVSAQIGPNSTLIFEVELLGIA, encoded by the coding sequence ATGGGAATTGCCGATAAATTGTTTCAGTTGAAGAATGAGAAAGCTGCCGCTAACCTGAAAGCGGGACAGGATTTCCTGGAAGCGAATAAACAAAAGCCAGGCATTGTGAGTCTGCCCAGCGGACTGCAATACGAGATTATTACCGAAGGCACAGGCCCCAAACCTGCTGCTACCAATAAAGTAACCTGCCATTATCATGGCACCCTGATTGACGGCACTGTCTTTGACAGCTCTGTAAAACGTGGACAGCCTGCCACTTTCCCCCTCAATATGGTGATCAAAGGTTGGACCGAAGGGCTGCAATTAATGCCACAGGGCAGCAAATGGCGCTTCTTCATTCCGGCCCACCTGGGTTATGGCGACCGGCAGGTGAGCGCCCAGATCGGTCCCAACAGCACGCTGATCTTTGAGGTGGAGCTGCTGGGGATTGCTTAG
- a CDS encoding CBM96 family carbohydrate-binding protein, which yields MRKIMTYWQTVCKAGNGSVVLLFLMFLLTSRTWAATITVTSLPALQTAINNAAPGDIIILTNGVYTASADITINKQGTAAQPITIKAQSIGGAEVRGTAGFSIVSPARYIIIQGFRFTHNASQATMASGTSFCRWTRNVFETPGQGENLSINGNDHEVDYNTFQHKDALGRFITVRGSGSQIAQRIHIHHNYFFDQQPQTGNGAETLQFGLSGYSLSSSNSIVEYNLFENCHGENELISVKASAVTLRYNTIRDCPAQFTLRHGNFCLVYGNYFINTPGIRIFGDDHKIFSNHFENCNPAINIGNGDGEVANGDPLTAHDRPDRVLVAFNTLVNNPGNITQNGRTNGLGATAITVANNVIQGGGAAASIAGPYTGGVWSGNLLYNTNGAGAMPSAGYTTANPLLARDATGTFHLQAGSPAINSATGSYPSVTTDMDGQARTSPLDKGADEVSGAAVTAQLLTTAMVGHNGSSTPPTPGCEPVSASADDGNVPANVLDNDLNTRWSANGDGQWIQFCLGETATVTGVQIAFYNGDTRTSTFDVLTGTDGVNWTTVAAGRVSSGTSLNLETFTFSARTAKYVRIAGHGNSVNLWNSYTEVKIQTQTSGGGTTTLTPTQDAYVRNGTNADVTHGTTDAANLLTKLNATASAGNDRHTYLQFNTSSVSGNITAATLRLHGGLDDNRDNNIPVNVYAVSNTTWTESAITWNNKPATGDSLQRVVVTDSVKRYYTWDITAYVQAEKAAGRNTISLALLARIATDPRIAWSSKEAGANPPQLVITTDNSLLTSVSASSFAVKEGVNNQLLNSYPNPFGNSSTIRFYLEKAGHTHLAVYDISGRQVAVLANGQLPVGYHQRQFDATGSPAGIYLLRLVQAGKVITQKIVKE from the coding sequence ATGAGAAAAATAATGACTTATTGGCAGACTGTTTGTAAAGCAGGTAACGGGAGCGTTGTATTACTCTTTTTAATGTTTTTGCTGACCAGTAGAACATGGGCAGCAACCATCACCGTTACTTCTTTACCGGCCCTGCAAACGGCTATTAATAATGCAGCGCCGGGCGATATTATCATTCTGACCAATGGGGTATATACAGCTTCTGCAGACATTACGATTAATAAGCAGGGTACCGCCGCGCAGCCCATTACCATTAAAGCACAGTCTATTGGGGGCGCAGAAGTACGGGGAACGGCCGGATTCAGTATTGTAAGCCCGGCGAGGTACATCATTATACAGGGCTTCAGGTTCACCCACAATGCTTCGCAGGCCACCATGGCCAGCGGCACCAGCTTTTGCCGGTGGACCCGGAATGTTTTTGAAACACCGGGACAGGGGGAGAACCTTTCCATTAATGGCAATGATCATGAAGTGGATTACAATACTTTCCAGCACAAGGATGCGCTGGGCCGTTTTATTACCGTGCGTGGAAGCGGCAGCCAGATCGCGCAGCGGATACATATCCACCACAATTACTTTTTTGATCAACAACCACAAACCGGCAATGGCGCCGAAACACTACAGTTTGGTTTGAGCGGCTACAGTCTTTCTTCCAGCAACAGCATTGTAGAATACAACCTCTTTGAGAACTGTCATGGCGAGAATGAACTGATCTCCGTAAAAGCTTCTGCGGTGACACTGCGGTACAATACCATCCGTGATTGCCCTGCCCAGTTTACCCTGCGGCATGGCAACTTCTGCCTTGTATATGGCAATTACTTTATCAATACGCCGGGTATCCGCATTTTTGGCGATGACCATAAGATATTCAGCAATCATTTTGAGAATTGCAATCCTGCCATCAATATAGGCAATGGTGATGGAGAGGTGGCCAATGGGGATCCACTCACGGCGCATGACCGGCCCGATAGGGTATTGGTAGCGTTTAATACGCTGGTCAATAATCCCGGCAATATTACCCAGAATGGCCGTACCAATGGCCTGGGTGCTACTGCCATTACTGTTGCCAATAACGTTATACAGGGTGGGGGAGCGGCAGCCTCTATAGCGGGTCCGTATACCGGTGGTGTATGGAGCGGCAACCTGCTCTATAATACCAATGGCGCAGGGGCTATGCCTTCGGCTGGTTATACTACGGCCAATCCATTACTGGCCAGGGATGCTACAGGTACTTTTCACCTGCAGGCCGGAAGTCCGGCCATCAACAGCGCTACCGGTTCTTATCCATCTGTGACCACCGATATGGATGGCCAGGCGCGTACTTCACCCTTGGATAAAGGAGCCGATGAGGTTTCCGGTGCCGCTGTAACAGCGCAGCTACTCACTACTGCGATGGTGGGTCATAACGGCAGCTCCACACCGCCAACGCCTGGTTGTGAACCAGTGAGCGCCAGCGCTGATGATGGAAATGTACCGGCCAATGTACTGGATAATGATCTCAATACCCGCTGGAGCGCCAATGGCGATGGCCAGTGGATACAGTTTTGCCTGGGCGAAACAGCTACCGTTACCGGTGTGCAAATCGCTTTTTACAATGGCGATACACGCACTTCCACCTTTGATGTATTGACAGGTACCGATGGCGTGAACTGGACCACGGTGGCAGCCGGACGTGTAAGCAGCGGCACTTCCCTGAACCTGGAAACATTCACCTTCAGTGCCAGGACAGCCAAATACGTGCGCATTGCAGGGCATGGTAACAGTGTGAATTTATGGAACAGCTATACAGAAGTAAAAATACAAACGCAAACATCCGGCGGAGGTACTACCACACTTACCCCCACGCAGGATGCGTATGTGCGTAACGGTACCAATGCAGATGTAACCCATGGCACCACTGATGCTGCCAACCTGCTTACCAAACTGAACGCTACCGCCTCTGCCGGTAATGACCGGCATACTTACCTGCAGTTTAATACCAGTAGTGTAAGTGGTAATATTACGGCTGCTACGCTCAGGCTGCATGGCGGACTGGATGATAACCGGGATAACAATATACCGGTGAACGTATATGCAGTAAGCAATACTACCTGGACGGAATCAGCCATCACCTGGAACAATAAACCCGCTACCGGCGATTCCCTGCAACGCGTGGTGGTAACAGATTCTGTGAAGCGTTATTATACCTGGGATATTACGGCCTATGTACAGGCAGAAAAAGCGGCGGGCAGGAATACCATCTCCCTGGCCTTACTGGCCAGGATAGCTACCGATCCCCGTATTGCCTGGAGCTCGAAAGAAGCAGGCGCCAATCCGCCACAACTGGTGATCACTACCGACAATTCTTTACTGACCAGTGTTAGCGCCTCATCATTCGCTGTGAAAGAGGGTGTGAACAATCAACTATTGAACAGTTATCCCAATCCATTTGGTAACAGCAGTACCATTCGCTTCTACCTGGAAAAAGCGGGTCATACCCACCTTGCCGTGTATGATATCAGTGGCAGGCAGGTTGCGGTATTGGCCAATGGCCAGTTGCCGGTTGGTTACCATCAACGTCAGTTTGATGCCACCGGATCACCGGCTGGTATATACCTGTTGAGGCTGGTGCAGGCAGGTAAAGTCATTACACAAAAAATAGTAAAGGAATAA
- a CDS encoding collagen-like protein codes for MQNRIILRGAAALIAVSLLFANCKKGDAGPAGPAGPAGPAGAAGATGPKGDTGTANVIYSAWLDVIYNVDTTSSGDTLGFYANITAPKLTSTILNTGAMKVFFNFGTTADPDIVPLPLSDPFFGLFFTVDYFVQRIYIYANVDASTVVVGGNKYRQHRYILIPGGTNARMGIDWNDYNKVKEALKLPD; via the coding sequence ATGCAAAACAGAATCATCCTGCGTGGGGCTGCTGCCTTGATAGCAGTCTCTTTACTATTTGCCAATTGTAAGAAGGGAGATGCCGGACCTGCAGGCCCGGCCGGACCAGCGGGACCGGCAGGCGCAGCAGGTGCTACGGGTCCCAAAGGTGATACCGGCACTGCCAATGTTATTTATTCTGCCTGGCTGGATGTGATTTATAATGTAGACACCACCAGCAGTGGCGATACACTTGGCTTTTATGCCAATATTACGGCGCCCAAACTTACCAGTACTATCCTGAACACCGGTGCCATGAAGGTGTTTTTCAACTTTGGCACCACCGCCGATCCGGATATTGTGCCCCTGCCATTATCCGATCCTTTTTTTGGGCTCTTTTTTACAGTAGATTACTTTGTGCAGCGTATCTACATTTATGCAAATGTGGATGCCAGCACAGTGGTAGTTGGCGGCAACAAATACCGGCAACACCGCTATATCCTCATACCCGGCGGCACGAATGCCCGTATGGGTATTGACTGGAATGATTACAACAAAGTGAAAGAAGCGTTGAAGCTGCCTGATTGA
- a CDS encoding discoidin domain-containing protein produces MKAIKHITILGMLFFLIPCVPTQAQLGSGWVSYSPTKKIHLDNEDGLQIFNWSAFQSVCSPVCADYTYTSSNDTETFRLFDNRTNRSEIRLQNDYSTGSRQFEGYVTIYAPLEDESLMQIFGSTSGATQMMIRGYAADGGSIRGAGQTLATGIYGVELRINVIHLQEDVGNKIIIYVNGVKKAEIADNEAVTNYHKYGNYGTLTTDEAVVKWRRARFFRDGTAPSGGTVTNLALNKPVTASSEPQPENPAASAVDDNTGTRWSATGYPQWLEVDLGAVSTLNRTELVCYADRAYQYTIQTRSSTSGSWTQVVNRSSNTTPGTAASPIVDNLSSISARYVRINVTGASGYTGPWASLAEFRVFGTSTALTATAPGTVQAKVGDDKVARGGDNDLLVAPNPVTGGKATLKYILMQAGQVHIAVYNTSGQAEILANTYRSAGTYTLDWNTAGKAKGLYIVNMVAGDKKHSIRLLVK; encoded by the coding sequence ATGAAGGCCATTAAACATATCACCATACTGGGCATGTTATTTTTCCTCATCCCCTGCGTACCTACGCAGGCGCAGTTGGGCAGCGGATGGGTGTCTTATTCTCCTACCAAGAAGATACACCTGGATAATGAAGACGGGTTACAGATATTTAACTGGAGCGCCTTTCAATCGGTATGCAGTCCGGTATGTGCAGATTATACTTATACCAGCAGCAATGATACGGAGACGTTCCGCCTGTTCGACAACCGGACAAACCGTTCTGAGATCAGGTTACAGAATGACTATTCCACCGGCAGCCGGCAGTTTGAAGGGTATGTTACCATTTATGCGCCACTGGAGGATGAAAGCCTGATGCAGATCTTTGGCAGTACTTCCGGCGCCACACAAATGATGATACGGGGTTATGCGGCTGATGGTGGCTCTATCCGTGGAGCAGGGCAAACATTAGCTACCGGCATCTACGGCGTGGAGTTACGTATTAATGTGATCCACCTGCAGGAAGATGTAGGCAATAAGATCATTATCTATGTGAATGGTGTTAAGAAAGCAGAGATTGCCGATAATGAAGCGGTGACCAATTATCATAAATATGGCAACTATGGAACGCTCACTACAGATGAAGCGGTGGTAAAATGGCGGCGAGCCAGGTTCTTCCGGGATGGCACGGCGCCGTCTGGTGGGACTGTTACCAACCTCGCATTGAATAAACCGGTCACTGCCTCTTCAGAACCGCAACCTGAAAATCCTGCTGCTTCGGCAGTAGATGACAATACCGGCACCCGCTGGTCGGCCACCGGCTATCCCCAATGGCTGGAAGTAGACCTGGGCGCTGTATCCACCCTCAACAGAACGGAGTTGGTATGTTATGCCGACCGCGCTTATCAGTATACTATTCAAACAAGGAGCAGTACTTCCGGTTCCTGGACACAGGTGGTGAACCGCAGCAGTAATACCACACCTGGCACAGCCGCTTCACCTATTGTAGATAACCTAAGTAGCATAAGCGCCCGCTATGTACGGATCAATGTTACCGGCGCTTCGGGCTATACAGGTCCCTGGGCCAGCCTCGCTGAGTTCAGGGTGTTTGGCACTTCCACCGCATTAACAGCTACTGCGCCCGGTACGGTACAGGCTAAAGTTGGTGATGACAAGGTTGCAAGGGGGGGCGATAATGATCTTCTTGTAGCACCGAATCCCGTTACGGGCGGGAAAGCGACCCTGAAGTATATACTAATGCAGGCTGGCCAGGTACATATCGCTGTGTACAACACCAGCGGACAGGCAGAAATACTGGCCAATACCTATCGTTCTGCCGGCACATATACCCTTGACTGGAATACCGCCGGTAAAGCAAAAGGATTGTATATCGTGAACATGGTAGCCGGTGATAAGAAGCATAGTATTCGCTTGCTGGTGAAATAA
- a CDS encoding SusC/RagA family TonB-linked outer membrane protein, whose product MPQMLLLRTKIPLSVLQLLLLFLLSPFFSQAQLKTISGTVKDETGAPLPSISVMVQGSNKGAATDENGKFSISAAQGATIVFSSTIHETVTITVDDRSEYNITLNRKAISMADVVVVGYGRQRKVNLVGAVSTVTVDEKITGRAVPNVSAGLSGLVPGLAATQSTGMAGRNGAELIIRGLGTVNNSSPLVVVDGMPDVDINRVNVNDIESISILKDATSASVYGSRAANGVILITTKSGKGAKRTAINFVSNMALNKPVKAYDFMADYPRALTLQRQRTAVNTLPGNQLFKLGTIDQWMALGMIDPLRYPNTDWWDVITRDGAFQNYNLSASGGGDKSNFFVSVGMREEQGLQINNDYKQYNARFNFDYKVKNNMNTGVKFNGNWSNLVYALEEGFTDSDPANTAGTDMQYAIAGITPYDPVSNRFGGVMAYGEDPQAYNPYTVYVNMLNRQNRQEANAMMYWDWTPIKGLTATIDYSLNYYNQFSWRADMPNQAFNFQTNSFGSRVYAGPNAAVTNNTFTGYKTMLNGRLNYHTNIGANHDISALFVYSEEFWYDRFQGGSRNDRLNPLLHEIDAALPSIQTTAGNSSREGLRSYIGRVNYTAFNKYLLEANLRVDGSSKFLKGSQYGSFPSVALGWRFTEEDFINNFTGSFLSNGKLRVSYGTLGNNSGVGRYEQQMTLGANHYVTNSDVVRGLVNNKLLNQFLSWEETSVLNVGLELGFLDNRLTAELDYYDRLTTGMNRPSELSILLDGAYNAPRTNIGDLRNRGVEATISWKDKVGNFSYGVTLNASYNRTRLEKWNEFLTRGYVFLDMPYHFVYTYEDIGIAQTWQDIYNATPQGASPGDILRKDLNGDGRIDGNDMKADQSSQRDRPTTFASLNGYIAWKGFDIGFLLQASAGRKDYWINAFNNTNFSASRYAATWNHWYNPWTLDNRQGLWPRLGGSGNNRAETTFWLDNMNFMRLKNLQIGYSVPGNLLRKVHLNSLRIAGSAENLATVTNYRGLDPEKAGSANNMYPLVKSYSLSVQLGF is encoded by the coding sequence ATGCCACAGATGCTCCTTCTGCGGACAAAGATCCCTTTGTCCGTGCTCCAACTCCTTTTACTTTTTTTACTATCACCTTTTTTTTCACAGGCACAACTGAAAACGATTTCAGGTACGGTAAAAGACGAAACCGGCGCTCCCTTGCCCTCCATATCTGTAATGGTGCAGGGCTCGAACAAGGGTGCTGCGACAGATGAAAATGGAAAGTTTTCCATTAGTGCAGCGCAAGGCGCCACCATTGTTTTTTCTTCTACCATTCATGAAACGGTTACCATTACCGTGGATGATCGTAGTGAATACAACATTACGCTGAACCGGAAAGCCATTTCCATGGCCGATGTGGTGGTGGTAGGCTATGGCCGGCAACGGAAGGTAAACCTGGTGGGTGCAGTATCTACAGTGACTGTAGATGAAAAGATCACCGGCCGGGCAGTGCCCAACGTTTCGGCAGGATTGAGTGGACTGGTGCCGGGCCTGGCAGCCACCCAGTCTACCGGTATGGCCGGCCGCAACGGAGCCGAATTGATCATTCGCGGCCTGGGTACCGTCAACAACAGTAGTCCGCTCGTGGTGGTGGATGGTATGCCTGATGTGGACATTAACCGGGTTAACGTGAACGACATTGAATCCATTTCCATCCTGAAGGATGCTACTTCCGCTTCGGTGTATGGATCAAGGGCTGCGAATGGTGTAATATTGATCACCACCAAATCGGGCAAAGGCGCTAAAAGGACCGCTATCAACTTTGTCAGCAACATGGCGCTGAATAAGCCGGTAAAAGCGTATGACTTCATGGCCGATTACCCGCGGGCATTGACGCTTCAACGGCAACGGACTGCTGTCAACACACTGCCCGGCAACCAGCTTTTCAAACTGGGTACCATTGATCAGTGGATGGCGCTGGGCATGATTGATCCATTGCGTTATCCCAATACCGACTGGTGGGATGTTATTACCCGCGACGGGGCTTTCCAGAACTATAACCTGTCGGCATCCGGTGGTGGCGATAAATCGAACTTTTTTGTTTCTGTAGGCATGCGCGAAGAGCAGGGCCTGCAGATCAACAATGATTATAAACAATACAATGCCCGGTTCAACTTTGATTACAAAGTGAAGAACAACATGAATACGGGTGTTAAGTTCAATGGCAACTGGTCCAACTTAGTCTATGCGCTGGAAGAAGGATTTACTGATTCAGATCCCGCCAATACAGCGGGCACTGACATGCAGTATGCCATTGCCGGCATTACACCTTATGATCCTGTCTCCAACAGGTTTGGCGGGGTAATGGCTTATGGTGAAGACCCACAGGCCTACAATCCCTATACGGTATATGTGAATATGCTTAACCGGCAAAACCGGCAGGAGGCCAATGCGATGATGTATTGGGACTGGACGCCCATTAAAGGATTAACAGCTACTATTGATTATTCGCTGAACTATTATAACCAGTTTAGCTGGCGGGCCGATATGCCCAACCAGGCTTTTAACTTTCAAACCAACAGCTTTGGCAGCCGCGTATATGCAGGGCCCAATGCGGCGGTAACGAACAATACTTTTACCGGGTATAAGACCATGCTGAACGGCCGGTTGAATTACCACACCAACATCGGCGCCAATCATGATATCAGCGCGCTGTTTGTATACAGTGAAGAGTTCTGGTACGACCGCTTCCAGGGCGGTTCCAGGAATGACCGGCTCAACCCATTGCTTCATGAAATTGATGCGGCCCTCCCCAGTATCCAAACCACTGCCGGTAATTCCAGCCGGGAAGGGCTCCGCTCGTACATAGGCCGGGTGAACTATACTGCCTTCAATAAATACCTGCTGGAAGCCAACTTACGGGTAGATGGTTCTTCCAAATTCCTGAAGGGCAGCCAGTATGGTTCCTTTCCTTCTGTAGCGCTCGGCTGGCGTTTTACGGAAGAGGATTTCATTAACAATTTCACCGGTAGTTTCCTCAGCAATGGTAAGCTGCGGGTATCGTATGGAACATTGGGCAATAACAGCGGCGTAGGACGCTACGAGCAACAGATGACCCTGGGCGCCAATCACTATGTGACGAACAGTGATGTGGTGCGTGGTTTGGTGAACAATAAATTGTTGAACCAGTTCCTGTCCTGGGAAGAGACCTCGGTGCTGAACGTCGGGCTGGAGTTGGGTTTCCTGGATAACCGGTTAACGGCGGAGCTGGATTATTATGACCGGCTGACCACGGGTATGAATCGTCCTTCCGAGTTATCCATCCTGCTGGATGGTGCTTACAATGCACCACGTACCAATATTGGCGACCTGCGCAACCGGGGTGTTGAAGCTACTATTTCCTGGAAGGACAAGGTAGGCAACTTTAGCTATGGCGTAACCCTGAATGCTTCTTACAACAGGACCAGGCTGGAGAAATGGAATGAGTTCCTCACCCGTGGCTACGTATTCCTGGATATGCCTTACCATTTCGTATATACGTATGAAGACATCGGCATCGCACAAACCTGGCAGGATATCTACAATGCCACACCACAGGGCGCATCGCCGGGTGATATCCTCCGCAAGGACTTGAATGGCGACGGACGTATAGATGGGAATGATATGAAAGCCGATCAAAGTAGCCAGCGCGACCGGCCTACTACTTTTGCTTCCCTGAACGGCTATATCGCCTGGAAAGGTTTTGATATCGGCTTCTTACTGCAAGCTTCTGCAGGCCGTAAGGATTACTGGATCAATGCTTTCAACAATACCAACTTCAGTGCTTCCCGCTATGCGGCTACCTGGAACCATTGGTACAATCCGTGGACACTGGACAACAGGCAAGGCTTATGGCCACGCCTCGGTGGCAGTGGCAATAACAGGGCAGAAACTACTTTCTGGCTGGACAACATGAATTTCATGCGGTTAAAAAACCTGCAGATCGGTTACTCCGTACCCGGCAACCTGTTGCGCAAAGTACACCTCAACAGTTTGCGGATAGCAGGCTCCGCTGAAAACCTGGCTACCGTAACCAATTACAGAGGCCTTGATCCTGAAAAGGCAGGTTCTGCCAATAACATGTATCCGCTTGTAAAATCCTATTCATTGTCTGTTCAACTGGGTTTCTAA
- a CDS encoding type II toxin-antitoxin system VapC family toxin, whose protein sequence is MQYLLDTNICVFFLRGKLNLDEIVRTKGRENCYISEITVAELRYGAENSDNPAKSHKAVDAFLNGLSIIPIFGCIKRYAKEKVRLRKMGKPMHDEFDLLIGVTAIENKLTLVTENIKDFERLDGIKIENWFKRK, encoded by the coding sequence ATGCAGTATCTTCTTGACACGAATATCTGTGTATTCTTTCTGCGTGGTAAATTGAATCTGGACGAAATTGTCCGGACCAAGGGACGTGAAAACTGTTACATATCCGAAATTACTGTCGCTGAACTGCGCTACGGAGCAGAAAATAGCGATAATCCTGCTAAATCGCATAAAGCAGTAGATGCTTTTTTGAATGGGCTTTCCATAATACCGATTTTTGGTTGTATAAAACGATATGCAAAGGAAAAAGTCAGACTCCGTAAAATGGGCAAACCAATGCACGATGAGTTTGATCTGTTAATCGGCGTTACTGCCATTGAGAATAAATTAACGCTGGTTACCGAAAACATCAAGGACTTTGAACGGTTGGATGGAATTAAGATCGAGAATTGGTTCAAGCGAAAATAA
- a CDS encoding cellulase family glycosylhydrolase: MKKSIHLLLQAVSLLWLILLIAPHAGAQTPVAKNGQLQVIGLKLCNQYGNPIQLRGMSTHGIQWYGWGSCLTEASLDALANDWGADILRISLYVQEGGYDTDPAGFTAQVSRLIEEATERGMYALVDWHQLDPGDPNANLAKAKTFFTAIANAHKDKVNIIYDVCNEPNGVTWARIKTYADQIIPVIRAIDANAPILVGTHGWASLGISDGRTAQDIVSNPLTFSNIMYTFHFYAASHGNEYYDELNWASDRLPIFVTEFGTQTYTGDGGNDFTMSQRYIDLLRTKKISWTNWNYSDDFRSGAVWQTGTCSAGPWTVARLKPAGVWIRERMLSPADDFPGGVVTPPCDPVSASGNDGNVPANVLDNNLSTRWSANGDGQWIQFCLSDTVSITGVQIAFYSGNARTSTFDVLVGNDGTNWTTASAGRVSSGTSLNLETFTFTPRDGKYVRIVGHGNSVNLWNSYTEVKIQTGSGGGNQQQTFLPLQDAYVRDGTNAGTTFGTTDSTLLITKISPAGQLNNAREAYLRFNLTGLSGTVSAVQLRVYGKIDGTAVPSVPVGVFAVSNTTWTETALTWNNKPASGIALDTATATNAAYTYHTWDITSYVQSELAAGRTNIALVMKSLQAHDPRIFWNSSEFGSNPPQLVVTTTQTLAAGRLQTATVADEEAVVKASLRSFPNPFHESNTIQFYLEKPGFTNLTVYDITGKQVAVLVNGHLPAGQHRAVFKPAGTATGIYTIRLMHDRKVITQKLVRE; this comes from the coding sequence ATGAAAAAAAGCATCCATCTTTTGCTGCAGGCAGTAAGCCTGTTATGGCTGATCCTGCTGATCGCTCCGCATGCCGGGGCGCAAACGCCTGTGGCTAAAAACGGCCAGTTGCAGGTAATAGGACTAAAGCTCTGTAACCAGTATGGCAATCCCATTCAATTGCGGGGTATGAGCACACACGGTATTCAATGGTATGGCTGGGGAAGTTGCCTGACAGAAGCTTCCCTTGACGCACTGGCCAATGACTGGGGCGCTGATATTTTACGCATATCCCTGTATGTACAGGAGGGCGGTTATGATACCGACCCGGCAGGCTTTACCGCCCAGGTAAGCCGGCTGATAGAAGAAGCTACTGAAAGAGGGATGTATGCGCTGGTAGACTGGCATCAACTGGATCCTGGTGATCCTAATGCCAACCTTGCCAAAGCCAAGACCTTTTTCACGGCTATTGCCAATGCGCATAAGGATAAGGTCAATATCATTTATGATGTATGTAATGAGCCCAACGGGGTTACCTGGGCACGGATCAAAACGTATGCCGATCAGATCATCCCGGTTATCCGTGCCATTGATGCCAATGCACCCATATTGGTGGGTACACATGGCTGGGCATCCCTGGGCATTTCTGATGGCCGCACAGCACAGGATATAGTGAGTAACCCGCTGACTTTCTCCAATATCATGTACACGTTCCATTTTTATGCGGCTTCGCATGGTAATGAATACTATGATGAGCTGAACTGGGCTTCGGACCGCCTGCCCATTTTTGTAACGGAGTTTGGTACACAAACCTACACAGGCGATGGTGGTAATGATTTTACCATGAGCCAGCGTTATATTGATCTGCTGCGTACCAAAAAGATCAGTTGGACCAACTGGAATTATTCGGATGACTTCAGAAGCGGCGCCGTATGGCAAACAGGTACTTGTTCTGCCGGCCCCTGGACAGTGGCCAGGCTGAAGCCTGCCGGTGTATGGATCCGTGAGCGTATGCTGAGCCCGGCTGATGATTTCCCCGGTGGGGTAGTTACGCCTCCCTGCGATCCGGTGAGCGCCAGTGGCAATGATGGCAATGTGCCGGCCAATGTACTGGACAACAACTTAAGTACCCGCTGGAGCGCCAATGGCGACGGGCAATGGATACAATTCTGTTTGAGCGATACGGTTTCTATAACAGGTGTGCAGATCGCTTTCTACAGTGGTAATGCACGCACTTCCACTTTCGATGTGCTGGTGGGCAATGATGGTACCAACTGGACCACGGCGTCGGCAGGCCGTGTAAGCAGCGGCACTTCCCTGAACCTTGAAACCTTTACGTTTACGCCGAGGGATGGTAAATATGTGCGCATCGTAGGACATGGTAATAGTGTGAATCTATGGAACAGTTATACAGAAGTAAAAATACAAACCGGCAGCGGCGGCGGCAATCAGCAGCAAACTTTCCTGCCCTTGCAGGATGCGTATGTGCGTGATGGCACCAATGCAGGTACCACGTTCGGTACTACTGACTCCACGTTACTCATCACCAAGATATCGCCGGCCGGCCAATTGAACAATGCACGGGAAGCTTACCTGCGTTTTAACCTCACTGGTTTAAGTGGAACAGTGTCTGCCGTTCAGTTGAGGGTATATGGCAAAATAGATGGCACCGCGGTTCCCAGTGTGCCGGTAGGCGTATTTGCGGTGTCGAATACTACCTGGACAGAGACTGCCCTTACCTGGAATAATAAACCGGCTTCCGGCATCGCGTTGGATACCGCTACAGCCACCAATGCCGCTTATACTTACCATACCTGGGATATTACCAGCTATGTGCAGAGCGAACTGGCCGCAGGCCGTACCAATATTGCGTTGGTGATGAAGAGCCTGCAGGCGCATGACCCACGGATATTCTGGAACTCCAGCGAGTTTGGCTCCAACCCGCCGCAACTGGTGGTTACCACTACACAAACACTGGCAGCCGGCCGATTGCAAACCGCTACAGTAGCAGATGAGGAGGCGGTGGTAAAAGCATCGCTCCGCAGTTTTCCCAATCCTTTCCACGAAAGCAATACCATTCAGTTTTACCTGGAAAAGCCAGGATTCACCAACCTGACAGTATATGATATCACCGGAAAACAGGTGGCTGTATTGGTGAATGGGCATTTGCCGGCAGGACAACACAGGGCTGTGTTTAAACCCGCAGGTACTGCCACCGGTATTTATACCATCAGGCTGATGCATGACCGCAAGGTCATCACGCAAAAGCTGGTGAGAGAGTAG